A single genomic interval of Nocardioides nitrophenolicus harbors:
- a CDS encoding ABC transporter substrate-binding protein, whose protein sequence is MKRRLLAVASAATLAMTMAACGSASTSSGDSGEDGPIKIALIPPTSGALAQFGTDAVNGWKTAVRLVNEDGGIDGRKVELVVKSTDADPATTLRVAKDAVTQDGAQFIGAVMTSPEHAALNAQLEGLGAMSFNSLGKDDALVGEQCSPYAVHVVQTSSMDINALASSLADLEGDKWAIQAVDYATGHGAAEKFKAAADKAGKKIVLEQFAPLNTTDFGSYITKIKSSGADAVFAVEYGADGVAFVQQAGQFNLDSQLKTVLGFNMVSEPLFKTLGDSIVGYYNNVGYDVAGDNELNKEFVEAYTEDHGSAPYYVPADNYLAAETLFAAIEKAGSSDPAEVAKAVGGLSFDSIVGNVTVRADDNQVLRDSYLGKVVQADSGLAFEVLSNTAPDVTTPEPDPACKF, encoded by the coding sequence ATGAAGCGACGACTGTTGGCGGTGGCGAGTGCCGCCACGTTGGCAATGACCATGGCGGCCTGTGGCTCCGCCAGCACCAGCTCGGGTGACAGCGGGGAAGACGGACCGATCAAGATCGCGCTGATCCCGCCGACCAGCGGCGCGCTGGCCCAGTTCGGCACGGACGCCGTCAACGGCTGGAAGACCGCCGTGCGCCTGGTCAACGAGGACGGCGGCATCGACGGGCGCAAGGTCGAGCTGGTGGTGAAGTCCACCGACGCCGACCCGGCCACCACGCTGCGCGTCGCCAAGGACGCCGTCACCCAGGACGGCGCCCAGTTCATCGGCGCGGTGATGACCTCGCCCGAGCACGCGGCGCTCAACGCCCAGCTCGAGGGCCTCGGCGCGATGTCCTTCAACTCGCTCGGCAAGGACGACGCGCTCGTGGGCGAGCAGTGCTCGCCGTACGCCGTGCACGTGGTGCAGACCAGCAGCATGGACATCAACGCCCTCGCCAGCTCGCTCGCCGACCTCGAGGGCGACAAGTGGGCGATCCAGGCGGTCGACTACGCCACGGGTCACGGCGCAGCCGAGAAGTTCAAGGCCGCGGCGGACAAGGCCGGCAAGAAGATCGTGCTCGAGCAGTTCGCGCCGCTCAACACCACCGACTTCGGCTCCTACATCACCAAGATCAAGAGCAGTGGCGCCGACGCGGTGTTCGCCGTCGAGTACGGCGCCGACGGCGTCGCCTTCGTGCAGCAGGCCGGCCAGTTCAACCTCGACAGCCAGCTCAAGACCGTGCTCGGGTTCAACATGGTCTCCGAGCCGCTGTTCAAGACGCTCGGCGACTCGATCGTCGGCTACTACAACAACGTCGGCTACGACGTGGCCGGCGACAACGAGCTCAACAAGGAGTTCGTCGAGGCCTACACCGAGGACCACGGCAGCGCGCCTTACTACGTCCCGGCCGACAACTACCTGGCCGCCGAGACGCTGTTCGCGGCGATCGAGAAGGCCGGCTCCAGCGACCCGGCCGAGGTGGCCAAGGCCGTCGGTGGGCTGAGCTTCGACAGCATCGTCGGCAACGTGACCGTGCGCGCCGACGACAACCAGGTGCTGCGCGACTCCTACCTCGGCAAGGTCGTCCAGGCAGACAGCGGTCTGGCGTTCGAGGTGCTGTCGAACACCGCGCCGGACGTCACGACCCCCGAGCCCGACCCGGCCTGCAAGTTCTGA
- a CDS encoding EamA family transporter, with protein MSRGPLALCLAAVWLLWGSVYLAIRLVVREVDPFQAMAQRYVVAGLILVAVAVLRGGWAALRVSRAEALGLVVTGVLLVSLGNGFQALAQVGGLPSGVAALIVATVPAWAVVLRLATGDRPPAATLCGVAVGFAGLVALVGLGQGAGGEVPLLAAACCLAGSLSFTVGSFLQGRMTMPTDIVTVAAYQQLVAACSSTVLAVAAGERVSVDYSGSGWFAMAWLVLACSVSAFLAFAWLLAHVPLSLTATHAYVNPVVAVLLGWLVLAEPLGAGVLVGGGAVVAAVVLIIASEQSARRRRAAPIPLGIDENLSK; from the coding sequence GTGAGCCGCGGCCCCCTGGCGCTGTGCCTGGCGGCCGTCTGGCTGCTGTGGGGCTCGGTCTACCTCGCCATCCGGCTGGTGGTGCGCGAGGTCGACCCCTTCCAGGCGATGGCGCAGCGCTACGTCGTCGCCGGACTGATCCTCGTCGCCGTCGCGGTGCTGCGCGGCGGCTGGGCGGCGCTGCGGGTGAGCCGGGCCGAGGCGCTGGGCCTGGTCGTGACCGGCGTGCTGCTGGTCAGCCTCGGCAACGGCTTCCAGGCGCTCGCGCAGGTCGGCGGCCTGCCGTCGGGCGTGGCCGCGCTGATCGTGGCGACGGTCCCGGCGTGGGCCGTGGTGCTCCGGCTGGCCACCGGTGACCGGCCGCCGGCGGCCACGCTGTGCGGGGTCGCGGTCGGCTTCGCCGGCCTGGTGGCGCTGGTCGGGCTCGGGCAGGGCGCCGGCGGCGAGGTGCCGCTGCTCGCCGCGGCCTGCTGCCTGGCGGGCAGCCTGAGCTTCACCGTCGGCTCCTTCCTGCAGGGACGGATGACCATGCCGACCGACATCGTCACGGTCGCGGCCTACCAGCAGCTGGTCGCCGCCTGCTCCTCGACCGTGCTGGCGGTCGCGGCCGGTGAGCGGGTCAGTGTCGACTACTCCGGGTCGGGCTGGTTCGCGATGGCCTGGCTGGTCCTGGCCTGCTCGGTGAGCGCCTTCCTGGCGTTCGCCTGGCTGCTCGCCCACGTGCCGCTGTCCCTGACCGCGACCCATGCCTACGTCAACCCGGTCGTCGCGGTGCTCCTGGGCTGGCTGGTGCTCGCCGAGCCGCTCGGGGCGGGCGTGCTCGTGGGCGGCGGCGCGGTGGTCGCGGCGGTGGTGCTGATCATCGCCTCCGAGCAGTCGGCGCGCCGCCGGCGAGCGGCCCCTATCCCTTTGGGGATAGACGAAAACCTCTCCAAGTAG
- a CDS encoding enoyl-CoA hydratase/isomerase family protein: MTESPVVTWTTEAPGVVVVTMDRPPANALGLPILDGLHAAIDAAERAGDVKVMVISSARDGLFAAGADIKHMSTIDADSFLAYGDRMRAVNDRLAASPWLSVAAIDGLALGGGLELAMACTLRVAGPRARLGLPEVKLGLIPGAGGTQRLTQLVGRGRALDIMLTARQVGAEEALRIGLVDRLTDEDVVKVALDLAGELVTSSLPAQLAVVRTVDAAFELPLAEGIAFERAQEQGLFENGEAAEGISAFVAKRPPNFA, from the coding sequence ATGACCGAATCCCCCGTCGTCACCTGGACCACCGAGGCGCCCGGCGTGGTCGTCGTGACCATGGACCGCCCGCCCGCCAACGCCCTCGGGCTGCCGATCCTCGACGGGCTGCACGCCGCCATCGACGCGGCCGAGCGGGCCGGCGACGTCAAGGTCATGGTGATCTCCTCCGCGCGGGACGGCTTGTTCGCCGCGGGCGCGGACATCAAGCACATGTCGACCATCGACGCGGACTCCTTCCTCGCCTACGGCGACAGGATGCGTGCGGTCAACGACCGGCTGGCCGCATCTCCGTGGCTGTCGGTCGCGGCGATCGACGGGCTCGCCCTCGGCGGCGGCCTGGAGCTGGCCATGGCCTGCACCCTGCGGGTCGCGGGACCGCGGGCCCGGCTCGGCCTGCCCGAGGTCAAGCTCGGCCTGATCCCCGGCGCCGGCGGCACCCAGCGGCTGACCCAGCTGGTCGGCCGAGGCCGCGCGCTCGACATCATGCTCACCGCCCGGCAGGTCGGCGCCGAGGAGGCGCTGCGGATCGGCCTCGTCGACCGGCTCACCGACGAGGACGTCGTCAAGGTCGCCCTCGACCTGGCCGGCGAGCTGGTGACCTCCTCGCTGCCGGCCCAGCTGGCCGTCGTACGGACCGTGGACGCGGCGTTCGAGCTGCCGCTCGCCGAGGGCATCGCCTTCGAGCGCGCCCAGGAGCAGGGCCTGTTCGAGAACGGGGAGGCCGCGGAGGGGATCTCGGCGTTCGTCGCGAAGCGGCCGCCGAACTTCGCGTGA
- the menB gene encoding 1,4-dihydroxy-2-naphthoyl-CoA synthase, with amino-acid sequence MTAVTDAVAWTAHGDYDDIVYETSPEGIAKITIDRPEVHNAFRPQTLVEVDRALMAAREDESVGAIILTGAGDRAFCSGGDQRVRGDSGYQLDANATGRFHVTDLHVAMRRCPKPIVAMVAGYAIGGGHVLHLVCDLTIAADNAVFGQVGPKVGSFDGGYGSSILSDLVGPKKAKEIWFLCRQYDAREALAMGLVNTVVPLAELERETVRWCREMLRLSPRALRMSKLSFHAHEDGYAGIQQLAHDANLLFYGTEEAQEGREAFKARRTPDFARFPRRP; translated from the coding sequence GTGACCGCGGTGACCGACGCCGTCGCCTGGACCGCGCACGGCGACTACGACGACATCGTCTACGAGACCAGCCCCGAGGGGATCGCCAAGATCACCATCGACCGGCCCGAGGTCCACAACGCCTTCCGGCCGCAGACCCTGGTCGAGGTCGACCGGGCGCTGATGGCCGCCCGTGAGGACGAGTCGGTCGGCGCGATCATCCTCACCGGCGCCGGCGACCGGGCGTTCTGCTCGGGCGGCGACCAGCGGGTGCGGGGCGACAGCGGCTACCAGCTCGACGCCAACGCCACCGGGCGCTTCCACGTGACCGACCTGCACGTCGCCATGCGCCGCTGCCCGAAGCCCATCGTGGCGATGGTGGCGGGCTACGCCATCGGCGGCGGTCACGTGCTGCACCTGGTCTGCGACCTGACCATCGCCGCCGACAACGCGGTCTTCGGCCAGGTCGGGCCCAAGGTGGGCTCCTTCGACGGCGGCTACGGCTCGAGCATCCTCTCCGACCTGGTCGGCCCCAAGAAGGCCAAGGAGATCTGGTTCCTGTGCCGCCAGTACGACGCCCGCGAGGCACTGGCGATGGGCCTGGTCAACACCGTGGTCCCGCTCGCCGAGCTCGAGCGGGAGACCGTGCGCTGGTGCCGGGAGATGCTCCGGCTCTCGCCGCGTGCGCTGCGCATGTCCAAGCTCAGCTTCCACGCCCACGAGGACGGCTACGCCGGCATCCAGCAGCTCGCCCACGACGCCAACCTGCTCTTCTACGGCACCGAGGAGGCCCAGGAGGGGCGCGAGGCGTTCAAGGCGCGGCGCACCCCCGACTTCGCGCGCTTCCCCCGCCGTCCCTGA
- a CDS encoding SDR family NAD(P)-dependent oxidoreductase, whose amino-acid sequence MSNRVALVTGGAQGIGKGIAVTLGRDGFRVAVADLNLAVAEETAKEISAAGGEAVAVAIDVTSTESVNAAVAAVESELGPIEVVVNNAGWDDFMPFVKTTEEFWDKILDINYKGALRVIHAVVPGMMERGFGRVINIGSDAGRVGSSMEAVYSGAKGGIIAFTKTLAREVARKGVTANTVCPGPTDTPALRKFADGAGGGDAEKVIAGMTSAVPMKRLGTPEDIGPAVSFFASDGAGFVTGQTLSVSGGLTMA is encoded by the coding sequence ATGAGCAACCGCGTCGCACTGGTCACCGGTGGTGCCCAGGGCATCGGCAAGGGCATCGCCGTCACCCTCGGGCGTGACGGCTTCCGGGTCGCCGTCGCCGATCTCAACCTGGCCGTCGCCGAGGAGACGGCCAAGGAGATCAGCGCCGCCGGCGGCGAGGCCGTCGCGGTCGCGATCGACGTGACCTCGACGGAGTCGGTCAACGCCGCGGTCGCCGCCGTCGAGAGCGAGCTGGGCCCGATCGAGGTGGTCGTCAACAACGCGGGCTGGGACGACTTCATGCCGTTCGTGAAGACGACCGAGGAGTTCTGGGACAAGATCCTCGACATCAACTACAAGGGCGCGCTGCGGGTCATCCACGCCGTCGTCCCCGGGATGATGGAGCGCGGCTTCGGCCGGGTCATCAACATCGGCTCCGACGCGGGCCGGGTCGGCTCGTCGATGGAGGCCGTCTACTCCGGCGCCAAGGGCGGCATCATCGCCTTCACCAAGACCCTCGCCCGCGAGGTCGCCCGCAAGGGCGTCACGGCCAACACCGTGTGCCCCGGCCCGACCGACACCCCGGCGCTGCGCAAGTTCGCCGACGGCGCCGGCGGCGGCGACGCGGAGAAGGTGATCGCGGGCATGACCAGCGCCGTCCCGATGAAGCGGCTCGGCACGCCCGAGGACATCGGTCCCGCCGTCTCCTTCTTCGCCTCCGACGGCGCGGGCTTCGTCACCGGCCAGACGCTGTCGGTCAGCGGCGGCCTGACGATGGCCTGA
- a CDS encoding hydroxymethylglutaryl-CoA lyase — translation MTTTTFPNSTQGETRTVHIREVGPRDGFQNEPETIATEDKIRLINALGRAGLKRIEVASFVRPDVIPQLADGVAVLRGIDVPADVSRMVLVPNSKGLDNALAHRDLFEEIALFVSASETHNRRNINRTVQETMDDVRGMGKRIVAEGVSYSAVIATSFGCPFEGPVPMERVLDLAERFAESGATELGFGDTTGMCNPAYASRFFAAAVERLPGVEITAHFHNTRGQGLANAYAALEAGCRSFESSCGELGGCPVPAGSTGNIATEDLVSMFHEMGVDTGLDLDRLIAAARDAQSTLGRKLTSHSIVAGPVIWAPAV, via the coding sequence ATGACCACCACGACCTTCCCCAACAGCACCCAGGGTGAGACCCGCACCGTCCACATCCGCGAGGTCGGGCCCCGCGACGGCTTCCAGAACGAGCCGGAGACCATCGCCACCGAGGACAAGATCCGGCTGATCAACGCCCTCGGCCGGGCCGGGCTCAAGCGGATCGAGGTGGCCAGCTTCGTGCGGCCCGACGTGATCCCGCAGCTCGCCGACGGGGTCGCGGTGCTGCGGGGCATCGACGTGCCGGCCGACGTGTCGCGGATGGTGCTGGTCCCCAACAGCAAGGGCCTCGACAACGCGCTCGCCCACCGCGACCTCTTCGAGGAGATCGCCCTGTTCGTGAGCGCGAGCGAGACGCACAACCGGCGCAACATCAACCGCACCGTCCAGGAGACGATGGACGACGTCCGCGGGATGGGCAAGCGGATCGTGGCCGAGGGCGTCAGCTACAGCGCGGTCATCGCCACCTCCTTCGGCTGCCCGTTCGAGGGCCCGGTGCCGATGGAGCGGGTGCTCGACCTGGCCGAGCGGTTCGCCGAGTCCGGCGCCACCGAGCTCGGCTTCGGCGACACGACCGGGATGTGCAACCCGGCTTACGCCTCCCGCTTCTTCGCCGCGGCCGTCGAGCGGCTGCCCGGCGTCGAGATCACCGCGCACTTCCACAACACCCGGGGCCAGGGCCTCGCCAACGCGTACGCCGCGCTGGAGGCGGGCTGCCGCAGCTTCGAGTCCAGCTGCGGCGAGCTGGGCGGCTGCCCGGTGCCGGCCGGCTCGACCGGCAACATCGCGACCGAGGACCTGGTGTCGATGTTCCACGAGATGGGCGTCGACACCGGTCTCGACCTCGACCGCCTCATCGCGGCCGCCCGGGACGCCCAGAGCACCCTGGGCCGCAAGCTGACCAGCCACTCGATCGTCGCCGGCCCGGTCATCTGGGCCCCGGCCGTCTGA
- a CDS encoding acetyl-CoA hydrolase/transferase family protein, producing the protein MVDVADFLDPGDGVWWGQGSAEPEPLVNQVLDAVDRVGPIRAFSGLTWNERLSGDLPEKLTVVSYGGLGQLRSLSRHGRLDVVPCHYSAIPRMFATGQLPNDVGLVQVSPPGTDGAVTLGTGVEYVADALPHTRTLIAEINHQMPATVGGPRLPLSAFAAVVETDRPLREAPAKPADAVDRAIAAHVASIVDDGSTIQIGVGSLPAAVLEALAGHADLGFHSGMLTDGVLALVEKGVITGARKEIDPGVVVTGAALCSAQGYRWIGEHDVEFRAASYTHAPAVLSQLRSLVSINSAIEVDLLGQVGAELARGVHIGAVGGQVDFSRAASLTGSRSIIALRSTVGSGERTQSTIVPALAGGVVTTARVDVDAVVTEHGVAMLTGCTVAERALRLIEVAAPEHREHLQRSLAEQENR; encoded by the coding sequence ATGGTCGACGTCGCGGACTTCCTGGACCCCGGGGACGGGGTGTGGTGGGGGCAGGGCAGTGCCGAGCCCGAGCCGCTGGTCAACCAGGTCCTCGACGCCGTCGACCGGGTCGGCCCGATCCGGGCCTTCTCCGGCCTCACCTGGAACGAGCGGCTCTCCGGTGACCTGCCGGAGAAGCTGACCGTCGTCTCGTACGGCGGCCTCGGCCAGCTGCGCTCGCTGAGCCGGCACGGCCGGCTCGACGTCGTGCCCTGCCACTACTCGGCGATCCCGCGGATGTTCGCGACCGGCCAGCTGCCGAACGACGTGGGCCTGGTCCAGGTGTCGCCGCCCGGGACGGACGGGGCGGTCACCCTCGGCACGGGCGTCGAGTACGTCGCCGACGCGCTGCCCCACACCCGCACCCTGATCGCCGAGATCAACCACCAGATGCCGGCGACCGTCGGTGGTCCTCGGCTGCCGCTGTCCGCGTTCGCCGCGGTGGTCGAGACCGACCGGCCGCTCCGCGAGGCCCCGGCCAAGCCGGCCGACGCCGTCGACCGGGCGATCGCCGCCCATGTCGCGAGCATCGTCGACGACGGCTCGACCATCCAGATCGGCGTCGGGTCCCTGCCCGCGGCGGTCCTCGAGGCGCTCGCCGGGCACGCCGACCTCGGCTTCCACAGCGGCATGCTCACCGACGGCGTGCTCGCCCTGGTCGAGAAGGGCGTCATCACCGGCGCCCGCAAGGAGATCGACCCCGGCGTCGTCGTCACCGGCGCGGCGCTGTGCAGCGCCCAGGGCTACCGCTGGATCGGCGAGCACGACGTGGAGTTCCGCGCGGCGAGCTACACCCACGCCCCGGCGGTCCTCTCGCAGCTGCGGTCGCTGGTGTCGATCAACTCGGCCATCGAGGTCGACCTGCTCGGCCAGGTGGGCGCCGAGCTGGCCCGGGGCGTCCACATCGGTGCCGTCGGCGGCCAGGTCGACTTCAGCCGCGCCGCCTCGCTGACCGGCTCCCGCTCGATCATCGCGCTGCGCTCCACCGTCGGCTCGGGGGAGCGCACCCAGTCCACCATCGTCCCGGCCCTCGCCGGCGGCGTGGTCACCACGGCCCGGGTCGACGTCGACGCCGTCGTCACCGAGCACGGCGTGGCGATGCTGACCGGCTGCACGGTGGCCGAGCGGGCGCTGCGGCTGATCGAGGTGGCCGCCCCCGAACACCGTGAGCACCTCCAACGCAGCCTCGCAGAGCAGGAGAACCGATGA
- a CDS encoding thiolase family protein, which produces MGLLGRDAWIVEALRTPMGKAHPERGWFRDVHPNVMLGAVYRALLEATGVAPGDVEDLVVGCTAPFGEQSRNVARNAWLQAGYPAEVPATVLDRRCGSAQTAVEMAAALIASGTHDLVLAGGVENMGHVPMDAVVRIEELYGAAWPAELKELYDFPTMGESAERIAEQWGIGRREMDEFAVRSHALAAAAIEAGRFEREIIAMELDGEVRTSDQSVRPGTSLESLAGLKTIFRPETGVVTAGSSSPLTDGAAGVLLASDDAVARHGLAKRARVLDQTTVGVDPLIMLTGPIPATRRLLERNGMTIDDIDLFEVNEAFSSVAIAWERELKPDPERVNVNGGAIALGHPVGASGSRLFATLLAEMERRDVEIGLVTMCCGGGLGTATLVQRV; this is translated from the coding sequence ATGGGTCTGCTCGGACGCGACGCATGGATCGTCGAGGCGCTGCGGACGCCGATGGGCAAGGCCCACCCGGAGCGCGGCTGGTTCCGCGACGTCCACCCCAACGTCATGCTCGGCGCCGTCTACCGCGCCCTGCTGGAGGCGACCGGCGTGGCGCCCGGTGACGTCGAGGACCTGGTCGTCGGCTGCACCGCACCCTTCGGCGAGCAGTCCCGCAATGTCGCGCGCAACGCCTGGCTCCAGGCCGGCTACCCCGCCGAGGTGCCGGCGACGGTCCTCGACCGTCGCTGCGGCTCGGCCCAGACCGCCGTCGAGATGGCTGCCGCGCTGATCGCCTCGGGCACCCACGACCTGGTCCTCGCCGGCGGCGTCGAGAACATGGGCCACGTCCCGATGGACGCGGTGGTCAGGATCGAGGAGCTGTACGGCGCCGCCTGGCCCGCGGAGCTCAAGGAGCTCTACGACTTCCCGACCATGGGCGAGAGCGCCGAGCGGATCGCCGAGCAGTGGGGGATCGGCCGCCGCGAGATGGACGAGTTCGCGGTGCGCTCGCACGCGCTGGCCGCGGCCGCGATCGAGGCGGGCCGGTTCGAGCGGGAGATCATCGCCATGGAGCTCGACGGCGAGGTGCGCACGAGCGACCAGAGCGTGCGCCCGGGCACCAGCCTGGAGAGCCTGGCCGGGCTGAAGACGATCTTCCGCCCCGAGACCGGTGTGGTCACCGCCGGCTCCTCCTCTCCGCTCACCGACGGCGCGGCCGGCGTCCTGCTGGCCTCCGACGACGCGGTCGCGCGGCACGGGCTCGCCAAGCGGGCCCGGGTGCTCGACCAGACCACGGTCGGCGTGGACCCGCTGATCATGCTGACCGGTCCGATCCCGGCGACCCGGCGGCTGCTCGAGCGCAACGGGATGACCATCGACGACATCGACCTGTTCGAGGTCAACGAGGCGTTCAGCTCGGTCGCCATCGCCTGGGAGCGCGAGCTGAAGCCGGACCCGGAACGGGTCAACGTCAACGGTGGCGCGATTGCGCTCGGGCACCCGGTGGGCGCCTCGGGCTCGCGGCTGTTCGCGACCCTGCTTGCCGAGATGGAGCGGCGCGACGTCGAGATCGGCCTGGTCACCATGTGCTGCGGCGGCGGCCTCGGCACGGCCACCCTGGTCCAGCGGGTCTGA
- a CDS encoding SDR family oxidoreductase: MTGPFDLTGRAALLTGAGNGIGAAVARAYARAGAAVLVTDLVEDAAAAVAAEIVAAGGRAESAALDVRDAEGASAAAERAAGLAGGTLHVVVNNAGAIAPAMFAKMDRDSFDLVVGVHLGGTFTVSQAALPHLATDGTGRIINVTSAAGLVGTIGQVNYSAAKSGIIGVTKSLAKELARKQITVNAVAPLAATNMTENIRSNEKLAELTLARIPLGRWADPDEIASTFVFFASDAASYITGQVLAVDGGTVI; the protein is encoded by the coding sequence ATGACCGGCCCCTTCGACCTCACCGGCCGCGCCGCCCTGCTGACCGGCGCCGGCAACGGGATCGGCGCCGCCGTGGCCCGGGCCTATGCGCGCGCCGGCGCCGCGGTGCTGGTGACCGACCTCGTCGAGGACGCCGCCGCTGCGGTCGCCGCCGAGATCGTGGCCGCCGGAGGCCGCGCCGAGTCGGCCGCCCTCGACGTCCGCGACGCCGAGGGCGCGAGCGCCGCCGCGGAGCGGGCGGCCGGCCTGGCCGGCGGCACCCTGCACGTCGTGGTCAACAACGCCGGTGCCATCGCCCCCGCGATGTTCGCCAAGATGGACCGCGACTCCTTCGACTTGGTGGTCGGCGTCCACCTCGGCGGCACCTTCACCGTCAGCCAGGCCGCGCTGCCGCATCTCGCGACCGACGGGACCGGCCGGATCATCAACGTCACCTCCGCCGCCGGCCTGGTCGGCACCATCGGCCAGGTCAACTACAGCGCCGCGAAGTCGGGGATCATCGGCGTCACCAAGTCGCTGGCCAAGGAGCTGGCCCGCAAGCAGATCACCGTCAACGCGGTCGCGCCGCTCGCCGCGACGAACATGACCGAGAACATCCGCAGCAACGAGAAGCTCGCCGAGCTGACCCTGGCGCGGATCCCGCTCGGCCGCTGGGCCGATCCCGACGAGATCGCGTCGACCTTCGTGTTCTTCGCGTCCGACGCGGCGTCGTACATCACCGGCCAGGTCCTGGCCGTCGACGGCGGGACGGTGATCTAG
- a CDS encoding acyl-CoA dehydrogenase family protein, whose translation MDFELTEDQQTIRKAVAELAARFDDQYWMDKDADHEFPTEFYDAFAEGGWLGITTPEEYGGHGFGITEASILLEEVAASGAGMNGASSMHLSIFGMHPVIVHGSEEMKRENLPRIVNGDLHVCFGVTEPGAGLDTTRITTFARRDGSDYVVNGRKVWISKAVESEKILLLTRTAKFEDSPRKTEGLTLFLTDLDRAHVDIRPIKKMGRNAITSNELFIDDLRIPEEHRIGEEGQGFKYILDGLNPERMLVAAEALGIGRAALRRGVRYANEREVFGRPIGMNQGLQFPLADSLARLDAAELVLRKATWAYDNGLPCAREANMAKYLCADAGFQAADRALQTHGGMGYSEEYHVARYFREARLTRIAPLSQEMVLNYLGEHVLGLPRSY comes from the coding sequence GTGGATTTCGAACTCACCGAGGACCAGCAGACGATCCGCAAGGCCGTCGCCGAGCTGGCCGCCCGGTTCGACGACCAGTACTGGATGGACAAGGACGCGGACCACGAGTTCCCGACCGAGTTCTACGACGCCTTCGCTGAGGGCGGCTGGCTCGGCATCACCACGCCCGAGGAGTACGGCGGTCACGGCTTCGGCATCACCGAGGCGTCGATCCTGCTCGAGGAGGTCGCCGCGTCGGGAGCCGGCATGAACGGCGCCAGCTCGATGCACCTGTCCATCTTCGGGATGCACCCGGTGATCGTGCACGGCTCCGAGGAGATGAAGCGGGAGAACCTGCCGCGCATCGTCAACGGTGACCTGCACGTCTGCTTCGGCGTCACCGAGCCGGGCGCCGGCCTCGACACCACCCGGATCACGACCTTCGCCAGGCGCGACGGCTCCGACTACGTCGTCAACGGGCGCAAGGTGTGGATCTCCAAGGCCGTGGAGTCGGAGAAGATCCTGCTGCTCACCCGCACCGCCAAGTTCGAGGACTCGCCCAGGAAGACCGAGGGACTCACCCTCTTCCTCACCGACCTCGACCGCGCCCACGTCGACATCCGGCCGATCAAGAAGATGGGCCGCAACGCGATCACCTCCAACGAGCTGTTCATCGACGACCTCCGGATCCCGGAGGAGCACCGGATCGGCGAGGAGGGCCAGGGCTTCAAGTACATCCTCGACGGCCTCAACCCCGAGCGGATGCTGGTGGCAGCCGAGGCGCTCGGCATCGGCCGCGCCGCGCTGCGGCGCGGGGTGCGCTACGCCAACGAGCGCGAGGTGTTCGGCCGCCCGATCGGGATGAACCAGGGCCTGCAGTTCCCGCTGGCCGACTCGCTCGCCCGGCTCGACGCCGCCGAGCTGGTGCTGCGCAAGGCGACCTGGGCCTACGACAACGGACTGCCGTGCGCGCGCGAGGCCAACATGGCCAAGTACCTGTGCGCCGACGCCGGCTTCCAGGCCGCGGACCGCGCGCTGCAGACCCACGGCGGCATGGGCTACTCCGAGGAGTACCACGTGGCCCGCTACTTCCGGGAGGCGCGACTGACCCGGATCGCGCCGCTCTCCCAGGAGATGGTGCTCAACTACCTGGGCGAGCACGTGCTCGGCCTGCCGAGGAGCTACTGA